Below is a genomic region from Miniphocaeibacter halophilus.
ATATTAATTGATGGTGCACATAACGTAGATTCAATAAATAATTTAGTTAGTTTTTTAAAAAAACTAAAATACAATAAATTAAAAATTCTTATGGGCGTATTAAAAGATAAAGAATATGATGAGATTTTCAAGATTATATCATCATTAGATGCAGAATTTTATCTCACAGAAGTACCTTATGAAAGCAGAAAAATGACTGTAGATGAAATGAAAAAAGTTTTAAAAAAGTATACAGAGCATATTTATACTTTTAAAAATCCTGAAGATGCTTTAAATGTAATTTTAAAGGGTAATAGTGAAAATAATGTAATAGTTTTAACAGGATCGTTTTATCTTATTTCAAAATTAAGAAATAAATTAATAAATAAAGAACAAGTAATTGATTAATTTAACAAAAAAGATATATTTAAATAGAATTTAATGTTAAAATTATAAATAGAACAAGAGGAGGCAACTATGATATTAATAAAAGAATTTGAATTTGATGCAGCTCATAATTTAGTCCATTATAAAGGAAAATGTGAGAGACTACATGGGCATACCTATAAATTAGTAGTTAAACTTGAAGGTACTAAAGACAAAGAGGATATGATATTTGATTTTGTCGAATTAAAACACCTAGTAAATGAAAAAATATTATATGAATTTGATCATGGTTATTTAAATGACTTTATAGAGCAGCCATCTGCTGAGAATATAGCAGAATATATTTGGAATAAATTAGAACCAATGGTAAAAAGAGATAATTGTAGATTATATGAAATAGAAGTATGGGAAACAAAAACATCTGGAATTGTTTATAGAGGAGAATAAGGAGGCAACTAATGAAAGATGTCCAACAACAAGTTGATGAAAGAGATATATATTTAAATGAAGTAGGAATTAAAGATTTAGTGTTTCCTATTGAAATTAAAAACAAAGATGGAAAATGGCAAACTACTCATGCAAAAATAAGTCTTTCCGTAGACTTGGATCCTTCCCAAAGAGGGACCCATATGTCCAGATTTGTAGATATAATTCAAAAAAATAATCGAATAGATTTGAAACATATAAAGAATATACTGGCAGTAATACAGGAAAAACTAGGAGCAAAAAAGAGTTTCATAGAACTTGAATTTGAATATTTTATAAAAAAAGAAGCTCCTGTTTCAAAGAAGATTTCATATATTAATGTTGGAGTAAAATATAAGGCTTGGTTAGGTGATACCTTTGAATTTGAAATGACTGTCAATACACCTGCAACAACATTATGTCCTTGTTCAAAAGAAATTTCAGAAGTTAGTGCACACAATCAAAGAGCAAACATTTCCATAACTGTTAGGTCTAATGAATTTATTTGGATAGAAGATTTAGTAAAAATTTCTGAAGATTCTGCATCATCACCGGTATATGCACTTTTAAAAAGACCGGATGAAAAATATGTAACAGAATATGCTTATGAAAATCCTAGATTTGTTGAAGATGTTTGTAGAGAAGTCAAAATTCAATTAGATGAAAATAAAATAGCAACCAGATATAAAATATTAGTGGAAAGTTTTGAAAGCATTCATAATCATAATGCTTTTGCAAAAATAATAAGTGAGGCGATGCTTAAATGAAGCACATAACTTTAAAGGACGGAAGAATAAAAGAGTTTTCAAAAAAAATGGATTTTATGGGAATAATTAATGTAACAGATAATTCTTTCTATTCAGGTTCAAGGACCTATAATACCGATGATGCAATAAAAAGAGCCAAAAAGCTAATAGAAGAAGGAGCTACATTTTTAGATATCGGTGGAGAATCAACAAGACCTGGTTCTGATCCGGTAGATGCCGAAGAGGAGATTAATCGTGTTTGTCCAGTAATAAAAGAAATAAAAAAATTGTATCCGGAGGTACTATTGTCTGTTGACACATATAGATCAAAAACTGCCTTAGCGGCAATTGAAAATGGAGTAGACATAATAAACGATATTTCAGGACTAACCTTTGATGAAAATATGGTAAAAGTTATAGCGGAAACAAAAGTACCATTAATTTTAATGCACATAAAAGGTAAACCGAAAACAATGCATGTTAAACCCCATTACGATAATGTAGTAAAAGAGGTTTATGAATTTTTAGAAGGACAAATTAATTACGCTTATGAAAATGGTGTAGAAAAAAATAAAATTATAATTGATTTAGGTATTGGATTTGGTAAGAATGCAGAACATAACATAGAATTATTAAAAAATATATCTTATTTCGATACACTAAATTTACCACATTTATTAGCAGTTTCAAGAAAAAAATTTATAGGAAAAGTATTAAACTATGAAGATGCAAAAGATAGACTATTTGGTACAATTGGAATTTCAGTTTATGCAAGAACAAAGGGAATTGAAATAGCAAGAGTTCATGATGTAAAAGAAAATCTTGAAGCTGTAAGAATGGTTGAGGAATTTTTATGATAGCATTTATTGCCTTAGGCTCAAATATGGGAGATAGGAATAAATATTTAGAAGATGCAATTGATTTAATAAATAAAAGAGTTGGTAGAGTATTAAAAAGATCTTCTATTTTAGAAACAAAGCCTTATGGCTATACAGAACAAGATAATTTTTTAAATATGGCAATAAAAATAGACACAGAACTTTCTCCAAGGGATTTATTAAAGAAATTACTTCAAATTGAAGCTGAACTTGAAAGAGTAAGACTTATAACTTGGGGGCCTAGGACTATTGATTTGGATATAATTTATTACGGTAATGAAATTATAGACGAAGATGATTTGAAAATTCCTCATATTGATTTGTATAATAGGGATTTTGTTTTAAAACCAATAGTTGAAATAGATAGGGATTTTATTGACCCTAGAAAAAACAAAAAAGTAAGTGAACTATTAGAAGAGTTAAATAAATAAAAATAAAAATGCCCTAAAACTATAATAAGTTTTAGGGCATTTTTATTTTATAATAATATTAATATGAATTTAGTTTGGAAAAATAACATCATCAGTAATCGGACAGTTATATTCTTTTCCGCTCATTGATTTTTCAAATTCTTCTTTTGCCTTATCAACTATAGATGGATCGTTTATTATTTTCAAAGATGAGTCTGCCATTATTTTTGCAGCATATAACATTCCTTTAAAACCGATTTCTGTAGCAGCACATGTTGTATTATGCCAACTATGACCTGCCGCACCGATATTAGAAGTTGCTGTCATAAACATAGTTCCCGGGATTATATGTTGTACATCACCAACGTCTGTAGAATTGAAACTATTTGATTTTCCGTCAATAGGTTTTCCACTAAATAAATATACATTTTCAGTATTACCTGTTTCAAAAGCCCCTTCTTTATTAGTTTTATTCTCTTCTAAAATTTTTGCAAAATCAATATCTTCCTTAGACCATTCTTGAGCCGGTATTTCGTTCATAGATTCAAGCAATAAATCACCTAGAACTTTATTATTAAGGGTTTCATAACAACCGCCCAAATATTCTAATTCTACATTTGTTTCAGTCATCATTGCCGCACCATTTGCAACCTTAATTAATCTATTATAGGTGTCCTCTACAGTTTCTCTATTCAATGCTCTAACATAATACCAAACAGAAGCCTTGTCGGGAACGATATTAGGTGCTTGTCCACCATCGGTAATAACATAATGAATTCTCACATCATCAGTAACGTGTTCTCTTAAGTAGTTTGCTCCGACATTAGTAAGTTCTACAGCATCAAGGGCAGATCTACCATTTTGTGGATCAGCACCAGCATGAGCAGTAATGCCTTTAAAATGGAATTTAAAAGAATTTGATGCAGTCATTACACCTCTTAAAACAATATTTGATGTTCCGGGATGCCAGGCAAAAGCTACATCTAAATCTTTAAAAGCTCCACCTCTAGCCATGAAACCTTTGCCGGTAAGAGTTTCTTCACCAGGGCAACCATAGAATACAATGGTGCCTTTTAAGTTTTTTTCTTCCATTTCTTTTTTTAAAGCTATGGCAGCACCTAAATGTGCAACAGCAAGTAGATTGTGTTGACATGCGTGTCCTGGATCTCCATCTTTAATAGATTCTTTTACTGTGCTAACTTTTTGACTCATACCAGGTAGTGCATCATATTCTCCTAGTAAACCAATTACTGGTTTACCTTCACCCCAAGTAGCTCTTATTGATGTTGGTACACCAAATTTTCCTACCTCTACATTGAATCCTTCTTTTTCTAAATATTCTGAAATCCAATTGCAAGCTTTGACTTCTTTAAATGCCACTTCTGGATTTTTCCAAATATCCATAGCTAAATCTTTTAATTCATTACTCTTATTATCTATATAGTCCAATGCTATTTTACTCATAATTTTCCTCCTCAAATATTATAAAGTGATTTTTTCTTTTGTTTTAGTATTGTTATTAATCCTATATTTTTTAGAACTAATATAAGAATATATCCAACTTACTATTGTTAATACTGTCATTATAGCCATTACCATCCAAGCTACTTTATAAGAACCACTTACATCATATATGGATGCTACTAATAAAGTTCCACAGGATAAGCCTAATTGTACTGTACTATTTACATATCCATATATATCTCCGTATTTATCTTGTCCAAATACTTCTGATGTAATTAAAGGTGGTAGCACATTACCTATAGCCATTCCTAATCCTAAGAATACAGCTACTCCATATAAAAACATTGTTTTTTCAGCAAAAAGCATACTTATAAAACATAGAGTAAATGAAGTTCCACCAAATAGAATTGCTGCAATAAGTCCGAATTTATCATTAATCCAGCCAATAAGTAATTTTCCAAATACTCCAATTAGAGAATATAAGGATAAAATTGAAGCTGCTATAGCTGGGGTATGCATTTCTCCTAATGCAGGTGGTATTTGTTGCAAAGCACCGGTATTAATTAATCCGTTACAAATCATTCCAAATAATAAAATGTAGAAAAATGATTTCTTAAATATTTCTTTAGTACTTAGTCCTAATTTAACAACGTTGTAATTATTTTTAGTTTTTTGTGTAGAATCAGCCGAGTAGCCTAAAGGTTTTAAGTTTTTATCTTCAGGTTTTTTAGTAAAGATAAATATAGAAGTTGGAACAGCTATTATGAATATGATTCCTGCCATAATAAAATATGCTTTTCTCCAACCAAAATTACCTATACAGTAACTAAGAATTGGTCCAAGAACAGCTCCTCCTATACCTATTCCACCCATAGCTAAACTCATGGCTAATCCTTTTTTTTCAACAAACCAATTTGTTACCATCATAGGTACTGGTAACATTGCTGAGGACAAAAACAATATTCCTAATACAAATGAAGTAATATAAAGGTGAATTGGACTTTGAGCTAAGCCGTATGTAGCAAATACTAATGCAAATAAAACAACACTAATATTTTGTATCCTTTTCATATTTCCATTTGCTAGTTTTTTAGATATAAATGGTGATACAAATATACCTAGTCCTTGTAAAATTGTACTACTTAGTGCAAAGGTACTTTTGTTTATACCTAATTCTTTTACAACTGAATCCTGGTAAAGTCCTGCAGTTGCCATTACACTAGGAACTACTGTAGCAGTTACTAGAATAGAACCTACTACTATCCACCAACCATAAAAGATTTTTTTCTTTTCTTGCATAATAACCTCCAAAATATTAATAAATTTTATGTATCTTGTAGCACTATAATATACCATGAAAAACCTTTGCACAATATTGATTTTTTCTAAAAAGAACTATATTCTATTTTCTTAATGAGGTAAGGAAAATAATGACCTACTAACATACAATTAATTTTCTGTTATGATATAATTAAATTAAAATAATGAACCATTGTTGACTAAGTTCATTATACAGGGGAGAAAAAATGAACGATAATAAATTTAATATTTCAAATATAGATTTAAATAAAAATAAAATTATAGAAAAATATACTTTTGAAACTACAATTCTATTTCAATTAAAAGGAATTACAAATATATATTCAGATGGGAATAACTATAATATGAGTAAGGGAAATATTATGATAATAAATAGAAATAGAAGTTTCATTCTAGAAAATATTAGTGAAGTAGGTAATATATTGATGATGATTACTATAAATAATTCCTATTTTATATCTATTTATGATGAATTTACCTCAGCAACTTTTGAACTATTCCCAGATGAAGAAAAAACAGGTAAATCAAGATCTATAAATGAGTTGAGGGTAGAGTTAGCAAGACTTTTAATGTATTATTCAAATCCTTCATCAACAACTAATATAAGTATGAATATATCTATAAATAAAATTATGTTATATTTAATTTCTTATTTTAATAAAGAAAGAGATATAAAAAATACATATGTGAAAAATCAAAAAATAATAGATATATTGAAATATATGGATAAAAATTATGACAAAAAAATAAGTATAGATGGTCTAGCGCAAAAATATTATATGTCATCATCTACTTTATCAAAATTATTTAAAGAGGAGACCGGAGAATTATTTTCCAAATATTTAAATGACTTAAGGTCTACAAAGAGTCTTAAAGATTTATTATATTCTAGTCTTAGTATAGAGGAAATAGCATTGAAAAATGGTTTTGGAAACGGTAGAACTTATAGAAGAGGATTTAAAGAAGTTTTTGGTTGTACTCCATCTCAATATAGAAAACAAAACAATGGAGATACTAAAGATTTTATTTCTGATAGTAAAAGCGATGAATTGGAAAAAAATAAAGATATTTTTGAAATCTTATATTCCTATATAAATTCACCGGTAGAAAATATAAAACAAGAATATATAGTAGAAAATAATAAAAAACTTATAATTGATTCTTCTATAAATAGAGGCCAAATTAATCCGAAGAAAATAATTCATGTAGGCTCCTTGGATTTATTATTAGATTGCGAAAATTTTGATGAATTAGAAATGATTAAAGAGGATATAGGAATAAATTATATTGGAATATCAAGTATATATACTTCATATCCGGATTCATATTTAGAATATGAAGTAGATGATTATTATGTTTTTTCTAAATTTGGAAAATTTGATTCTATTGTTGAAACTTTAATACAAAACTCCATTGGTATTTTTTATCAAATATCAATTTCAGATATAATCAATAAAAAAAATAATTATTATTGGCAAATGTTAAATTTTTTCAAAAATTATAAAAATATTTATGGAAAATTGTTTTTTAATAATATAAGAATAAATTGTATATTTGATTTTGATAATATTGAAAAAAGTTACTCGATTTTTAAAATGATTTATAAACAGGGGAAACTAATTGATAATGGGTTAGAAATTGGTGCATCTATTCCTTTAAAATATCCTAATTATTCATTTAGTAGTGAAAAAGAGCGAGAGATTTATATAAAAAAAGTTGTTCCTTTTTGTGACTTTTTAAGTTATTCTTCAGATCCTAATAGAATATATAAGTACAATAAAAATGAAATTACAAATATGGATTTTTTTAATGAATTTGTATATAAAGAAATAATAAATATAAAGAATATAGTTCAGCAATGGAACAGCAATATACCCATAGTTTTAAGTGAGTGGAATACTTTAACAGGAGAAAAACAAAGTATCAATGGTACTTTTTTCAGAGCTGCTATTATTTTGCAGGAAGTGCTGAAGTTAGACCTGTTAATAGAAGCTTATGGATTTTGGTTGAATGCGGGAATTTATATGAATTATAAATTTGATAAGGAAAACAAATTTAATGGTTTAGAACTATTTCATAATTACAAGGGTAAAAAGCCGGTATATAATGTTTTGTTACTGGCTTCAAGACTAAAAGGGAATGTAAGGTTCTTAGGAAAAGAATGTATGTTATTACAAGAAGGTGATAACTATCAACTTTTACTATGGAATCCAAATTATTTTAATCCTAATTTAAGCGAACAGATTCGATTCTTAGAAAGTAAAACTGTTCTTTATAATATAGAAATTCCGGATATAAAAGGTAATTATTACCAGGTTAAAAGATTTGATTTTTCTAGAAATAGTGGAGCTATATACTATTTATTTCAAAATTTTAAATCAAGATATCCTTTAGACTTAGAGGCAAGAAAATATTTAAGCACCATGTCAACTCCTAAAATTTCCATTTTTGATGTTAGTATTCAAGATGGCTTTAATTATAGTTTTATTTTAGATACAAATGCAATTGTACTTTTAGAGTTCAAAGCGATATATAAGTAATTATTAAAATAAAAAAAGATACAATATATTATTAATATTGTATCTTTTTTTAGTTAAGAATATAAGCTTTTTTAAAATATATATAATAAACAATTAAACAAATAGCTTATTTATATTATCTAAATATGAAAATATTCTTTCATAATTACTTAAAGTTTTTTCATAGAAAACTCCACTTTCAGGATCGCATATTCCATCTTTCATTCTTTCAATATGAAGATTTCTAAAATTTTCAACTTTATTTTCAAAATTTTTATTTAAGCTATAATTTAAAACTCTTCTTTCTTCCGGATCTGCAACATTTTCTAGAACGGTATATAGTTGTTCTACAGATTTATCTAAGAATTTAAGTTCTTTATAACAATCATCGCTATAAGTTAATTGTCTTTCAGATGAAGCTTTGGCATATTCAGCTATAGCCTTACTATGGTCTCCAATTCTTTCAATATCTCTTACAATTCTCATATATGCTGTAAAACTTGAAGCAGTGGAATCGTCCATAAATTCGCTAAGAATATCTATAATATACTTAGTAATATTAGAGTTTAAATAATTTATTATATCCTCATTATGCAATAATTTTTTATATTTACTTTCATCATAGTTATGGAATAGTTCAATAGATAATCGATAATTTTCTTTTGCAATATCCAGCATTCTCTTTACTTCTGCTTTTACGTCAGTAAGAAGTAAAGGCACATCATGATGTTTTTTTATGTTTATATATTTAAGAGATAGGTCTTCTGTAGCAGGGTCTTTTCCAGGTATAAGTTTTGTAGCTAATGTTGCTAAAAACTTTGAAAAAGGGAAAAGTATTAACGTAGCTAATATATTAAACAAAGTATGCATATTTGCAATTTGTGCAGCCGGTAAATCCTTAGAAAGCTTTACTATTATTTCTTCAAATGGAAATATATATAAAAGTATTAAAAATATAATAGTTCCAAAAACATTAAATAAAACATGAACAGTGGCAGTTCTTTTTCCATTTTTAGAACTTCCCAATGACGATAATATACTGGTTATACAAGTACCTATATTGAATCCGCAAACAATAAAAATAGCTCCGTGAAAAGCAATTAGACCCTTATTTGCTAAAGCTTGTAAAATACCTAAAGAAGCACTAGATGATTGTATAACAGCTGTAAAAATTGTACCGACTAATACACCCATTACCGGATTGGAAATTTTTGTCATAATATTTACAAAAGTTTCACTTTCCTGTAGAGGACTCATAGAGTCTGACATTATTGTCATTCCCATAAAGAGAACTCCTAACCCCATAATAACTTGACCAAGATATTTTACTGAATTCTTGTTTATAAATTTAAACATGGCAAATCCAATAAAAGCCATTAATGGTGCTGATTCAGTTATGTTTAAGGCTACAAGTTGACCTGTAACGGTAGTACCTATGTTTGCACCCATAATAACTCCAACAGCTTGTTGTAAAGTCATTAAACCAGAATTTACAAAACCTACGGCCATAACAGTTGTAGCAGAACTACTTTGTATAATGGCTGTAACAACAGTTCCAACAAGAATACCTTTAATAGTGTTGGAAGTAAGTTTTTCAATTATATTGTGTAACCTATTTCCAGCAACTAATTCTAATCCTTCACTCATTAAATCCATACCATATAAAAACAGGGCAAGACCTCCTAAAAGAGCAAAGACATAAGCAATAGACATATACTCCTCCTAATAATAATTCATACATATTGTATAATAACCTAAAAGTAATAAAAATAATAGTACTTTTATTAATAATTTATAATAAATAATAAAAAATATGTTATTCAAGAAAGAAATTGAACATTTCAAGAAAAAAATAATAAAAAATTTTATATATTGGTATTATGGAAATACGAAATATCGTTAGGAGGAAGTTATGGACAAAAATTTAAATGCATTAGAAGTAAAAAACATATCTAAAAGCTTTAATGGAAAACAAGCTTTAAAAAAATTGGATTTCGTAATAAAGTACGGAGAAATATTTGGATTTTTAGGACCGTCAGGAGCAGGAAAAACAACTACTATTAAAATGATGACAGGACAATTAGAACCATCAGGTGGAGAGGCCTTTATACTTGGTAGAAATGCTAAGAATATTACAGCTGAAATTTACGGAAAAATTGGACTTGTAACAGATAATAGTGGAGTGTATGAAAAATTAACAGTTGCAGAAAATATGAAGGTTTATTGTAATATTCACAATGTTCCTGTATCGGAAGCAAATAGGCTGTTAAAAAGAGTTGGACTTGAAAATGACAAGAAAAAACCTGCTGAAAAATTATCAAAAGGTATGAAACAAAGACTGGTACTTGCAAGGGCCTTAGTTCATAGTCCGGAAATTTTATTTTTAGATGAGCCAACAAGTGGGTTAGATCCAAGTACATCCTTAGCAATACATGAACTGTTACTTGAAGTTAGAAATTCCGGTACAGCAATATTTTTAACTACTCATAATATGGAAGAAGCATATAAACTTTGTGACAATCTTGCCTTAATAAATGAGGGAGTAATAGTGGAACAAGGAAAACCTAAGGAAATAATATTAAAGCATAATCAAAAACAATCATTTGAAGTAATGTTGGACAATAATGAGAATATATCATTTCAAGAGGATTCACCTGAACTTGAAACTCTATTTGATTTAATAAGAAAGAAAAGAGTAAAATCAATTCATTCTTCAGAGCCAACATTAGAAGATGTATTTATTAAATTAACAGGGAGGGTATTAAGTAATGAATATTAGTATTAGAAAAATTTCTGCTATAGCAGGTTTAAAATTAAAAATATTTTCAAGAAATACTTACTATATAATGAGTCCATTTTTGGTAATATTATTAGGATTAATATTTGGATATTTTTTCAAGGGAGCAATACCGGGGTATAGTTTTATAATGACAGTAGGATTTAATATTTCTATGGTTGGAATATCCTTAACAGCTGCAATGGTTGCAGAGGAAAAGGAAAAACATACCTTAAGAGCTTTAATGACATCATCTATAACAGGTGGCGACTATTTATTAGGAAGTGCCTTAATTCCATTTTTAGTTATGTTAATAACTGCTTTAGTAACTCCTTTAGTAACACAGTTTTCCTATAGTAATATTAATATTCCTATGTATCTCTTACTAAATATAATAGGAATAATATCAATGATTTTAATAGGATTTATTTTTGGTATTTTTGGTAAAAGTCAAGCACAAGTATCTACAACGACAATGCCTATAATTCTAATATTAGTAATGTTACCAACATTTTCCATGTTCTCTGAATTTATAGAAAAAATTAGTATGCTTACAATATCGGGAGTATTGGATAGTTATTTAAATGGTATGATAGAAAATATTAATTATGCCCTGTCTACAAAAGATTGGATAGTACTTGCAGCATGGGTAATAATTCCGGCCATAATATTTATATATGTTTATAGAAAAAATGGAATAGATGAATAAAAAATTAAATTGGCTTTAAATAGCCAATTTTTTTTATAAATGGTATAATATATAAAATATTTTAATTAATTGATTTAGATATTTATATGAAAAGAGGATACCATTGATAGAAGCATATATTTGCGAAGATAATAAATATATTTTAAACTTAATAAAAAGGGAAGTTGAAAAATATATATTAATACAAGGCTACGATATTGAAATTAAGGGAACTTATGAAAAACCGGAAGACTTTATAAATAATTTGGATACTGTTCAACAACGTTCAATTTATTTTTTAGACATAGATTTTAATAATTCAAAACTAAATGGATTTGACCTAGGTAAGGAAATTAGAAAAAGAGATAGCAGGGGATTTATTATTTACATAACCTCCTATGATAATCTTTTAATGGAGACCTTTAAGTATAGACTAGAAGCTTTAGACTATATTATTAAAGACAATGAAGGGGAGTTTATAAAACAAATAACCCAAGCAATAGACTCTGTAGAGGAAAGGCTTATTAATGAACCGGCTTCTGAAAGTAAGTATTATTCAGTTTCAGTTTTTGATACGATTTACAAAGTACCATATAATGAAATATTATATTTCCAAACTTCAGAGAAAGCCCACAGAATTGTACTATATACAATAGACCGTTCCTATGAATTTTTTGGGAAAATAAGAGAAATAGAAAGAGAATTAGGAGGGGACTTTTGCCGGTCTCATAGGTCTGTCTTAGTAAATAGGAAGAAAATTATATCCTTAAACAAAAAGGATAGTGTGCTAGAGTTAGAAACAGGATTAAGATGTCCTATTGCACGAGGAAAAATAAAAACAATAGAAAATATATTTAAAATAGAGGTAAAATATGAAACTAATTAATTTTTTTGAGGGTATTCCAAGATTTATTCTATTTGGAATAATAATTCTAAAGTATTGTGAATTGATGTATATAAAATTAGAAAAAAAAGTATTTATTAAAGGTCTAATTAGTTTTGTTTTTATAATGCAGTTAACACAATTAGGCATATATTATCTTTATTATAATGATCAATTAATACTAAGAGACATATTTTCTATGGTTTTATACTTATTTATGACATTTTTTATGGTTAAAATACTATACGGGAAAATATTTCATGTCGATGGATTATTTACATATATATTAAGTTCTATTATATTAGGTGTTACCAATCAATTTGTAGTAACAATAGGTGTTGATATTTATGAATATCTTACAAACATATATGAGGATCCTCTTATCATTAATTATATATTTCAGTTGACGGTATTTTTAATAATGTTTGGTGCCTATAGGATATTATTAAAAAAATTTGGGAATATACCAATTCTATTAGCATTTGATAATAAAAATTTTAAGATATTATTTATTGTATTTGAAATGACTAAAGATATTTTAGAATCGAGTCCAATTTATTATATAATAACTGGAGATGAATTTCATGGTAAAATTTATAAATATATAACATTTTCTGTACATATTCTGATTGGATTATGGATAGTTATATATGGAATGAAAAAATACTTTGAAAAAAACAAGAAATTAAATGAAACAATAATCCTTCAACAAGAAACCTATATAAATTCCTTAGAATCCATACAGGAAGATATTAGAAAATATAATCATGACTATAAAAATCTTCTAACAGGAGCCTTACTTCAAGCAAAGTATGGGGATTACGATGGGGTTAGACTTTATTTAAAAGATGTATTTGATGAATTTGAAGAAAAGTTGGGAAAACAAATAAGTAAAAATACCCAGTTAAAGAAAATAAAATCCAATGAAGTCAAGGGGCTTCTTCTTTCCAAAATAAGTAAAATGGAAGAGTTGAAAATAGAATTTCATCTAGAGGTCCTAAATGAAGTAGATAGAATAAATA
It encodes:
- the folE2 gene encoding GTP cyclohydrolase FolE2, translating into MKDVQQQVDERDIYLNEVGIKDLVFPIEIKNKDGKWQTTHAKISLSVDLDPSQRGTHMSRFVDIIQKNNRIDLKHIKNILAVIQEKLGAKKSFIELEFEYFIKKEAPVSKKISYINVGVKYKAWLGDTFEFEMTVNTPATTLCPCSKEISEVSAHNQRANISITVRSNEFIWIEDLVKISEDSASSPVYALLKRPDEKYVTEYAYENPRFVEDVCREVKIQLDENKIATRYKILVESFESIHNHNAFAKIISEAMLK
- a CDS encoding amidohydrolase, translated to MSKIALDYIDNKSNELKDLAMDIWKNPEVAFKEVKACNWISEYLEKEGFNVEVGKFGVPTSIRATWGEGKPVIGLLGEYDALPGMSQKVSTVKESIKDGDPGHACQHNLLAVAHLGAAIALKKEMEEKNLKGTIVFYGCPGEETLTGKGFMARGGAFKDLDVAFAWHPGTSNIVLRGVMTASNSFKFHFKGITAHAGADPQNGRSALDAVELTNVGANYLREHVTDDVRIHYVITDGGQAPNIVPDKASVWYYVRALNRETVEDTYNRLIKVANGAAMMTETNVELEYLGGCYETLNNKVLGDLLLESMNEIPAQEWSKEDIDFAKILEENKTNKEGAFETGNTENVYLFSGKPIDGKSNSFNSTDVGDVQHIIPGTMFMTATSNIGAAGHSWHNTTCAATEIGFKGMLYAAKIMADSSLKIINDPSIVDKAKEEFEKSMSGKEYNCPITDDVIFPN
- a CDS encoding MFS transporter, coding for MQEKKKIFYGWWIVVGSILVTATVVPSVMATAGLYQDSVVKELGINKSTFALSSTILQGLGIFVSPFISKKLANGNMKRIQNISVVLFALVFATYGLAQSPIHLYITSFVLGILFLSSAMLPVPMMVTNWFVEKKGLAMSLAMGGIGIGGAVLGPILSYCIGNFGWRKAYFIMAGIIFIIAVPTSIFIFTKKPEDKNLKPLGYSADSTQKTKNNYNVVKLGLSTKEIFKKSFFYILLFGMICNGLINTGALQQIPPALGEMHTPAIAASILSLYSLIGVFGKLLIGWINDKFGLIAAILFGGTSFTLCFISMLFAEKTMFLYGVAVFLGLGMAIGNVLPPLITSEVFGQDKYGDIYGYVNSTVQLGLSCGTLLVASIYDVSGSYKVAWMVMAIMTVLTIVSWIYSYISSKKYRINNNTKTKEKITL
- the folP gene encoding dihydropteroate synthase, with product MKHITLKDGRIKEFSKKMDFMGIINVTDNSFYSGSRTYNTDDAIKRAKKLIEEGATFLDIGGESTRPGSDPVDAEEEINRVCPVIKEIKKLYPEVLLSVDTYRSKTALAAIENGVDIINDISGLTFDENMVKVIAETKVPLILMHIKGKPKTMHVKPHYDNVVKEVYEFLEGQINYAYENGVEKNKIIIDLGIGFGKNAEHNIELLKNISYFDTLNLPHLLAVSRKKFIGKVLNYEDAKDRLFGTIGISVYARTKGIEIARVHDVKENLEAVRMVEEFL
- the queD gene encoding 6-carboxytetrahydropterin synthase QueD encodes the protein MILIKEFEFDAAHNLVHYKGKCERLHGHTYKLVVKLEGTKDKEDMIFDFVELKHLVNEKILYEFDHGYLNDFIEQPSAENIAEYIWNKLEPMVKRDNCRLYEIEVWETKTSGIVYRGE
- the folK gene encoding 2-amino-4-hydroxy-6-hydroxymethyldihydropteridine diphosphokinase, whose product is MIAFIALGSNMGDRNKYLEDAIDLINKRVGRVLKRSSILETKPYGYTEQDNFLNMAIKIDTELSPRDLLKKLLQIEAELERVRLITWGPRTIDLDIIYYGNEIIDEDDLKIPHIDLYNRDFVLKPIVEIDRDFIDPRKNKKVSELLEELNK